From a region of the Archocentrus centrarchus isolate MPI-CPG fArcCen1 chromosome 18, fArcCen1, whole genome shotgun sequence genome:
- the LOC115796697 gene encoding myelin-oligodendrocyte glycoprotein-like isoform X2 has product MSVHSFYFKRSSSSSLWTLILCSALTVWTPVQGEVLVIGSNLPIIAAPGDDVILPCHLEPMFDVRGLTVEWSQPDLKPDPSDRLRRVEYVHLYRDMREVPDMKLASYFRRTELFMDDLKHGNISLKILNVSEEDSGRYRCFIPKLRSRVKAAIVQLVVDPNFTKTSTTETPLHHRNLQTPDPQDVTPGNGLSTASVVVIVVAFISVAAFVAYFSHRLHLKQTKHPEDETQKQPLPV; this is encoded by the exons ATGTCTGTGCACAGCTTCTACTTTAAGcgctcttcctcttcctcactctGGACTTTAATCCTGTGCTCGGCTTTGACCGTCTGGACTCCCGTTCAAG GTGAGGTTCTGGTGATTGGTTCAAATCTTCCAATCATCGCTGCTCCTGGTGATGATGTGATCCTGCCGTGTCACCTGGAGCCCATGTTTGATGTTCGGGGTCTGACGGTGGAGTGGTCCCAACCCGACCTGAAGCCCGACCCGTCAGACCGGCTGAGACGAGTCGAGTACGTTCACCTGTACCGGGACATGAGGGAGGTCCCCGACATGAAGCTGGCATCGTACTTCAGGAGGACGGAGCTGTTCATGGACGACCTGAAACACGGGAACATTTCACTGAAGATCCTGAACGTGTCGGAGGAAGACAGCGGCAGATACAGATGTTTCATCCCGAAGCTGCGGAGCAGAGTGAAGGCCGCCATCGTTCAGCTCGTAGTTG atcCAAACTTCACTAAAACCTCAACAACAGAGACGCCGCTGCATCACAGAAACCTCCAAACTCCAGATCCTCAAGATGTGACTCCAGGAAATG GTCTGTCCACAGCCTCTGTGGTCGTCATTGTCGTCGCCTTCATATCAGTCGCTGCTTTTGTTGCATATTTTTCTCACCGCCTTCATCTGAAACAAACT AAGCATCCAGAGGATGAAACACAAAAGCAACCACTACCAGTCTAG
- the LOC115796695 gene encoding myelin-oligodendrocyte glycoprotein-like isoform X2, whose protein sequence is MILHSSHFKESSYTFSLWTLMLCSAFALRTHVQGEVLVIGSGLPIIAAPGDDVILPCHLEPLFDVRGLTVEWSQPDLKPDPSDRLSRVEYVHLYRDRKEVPDMKLASYFRRTELFMDDLKHGNISLKILNVSEEDSGRYRCFIPKLRSRVKAAIVQLVVDPNFTKTSTTETPLHPRNLQTPDPQDEIAGNGRSRVSVVVVVIVFISVVAFAAFAAYFSQRFCLKQSQKHPDNETQKQPLPV, encoded by the exons ATgatcctgcacagctctcattTTAAGGAGTCTTCTTACACTTTTTCACTCTGGACTTTAATGCTGTGCTCAGCTTTCGCCTTAAGGACTCATGTTCAAG GTGAGGTTCTGGTGATTGGTTCAGGTCTTCCAATCATCGCTGCTCCGGGTGATGATGTGATCCTGCCGTGCCACCTGGAGCCCTTGTTTGATGTTCGGGGTCTGACGGTGGAGTGGTCCCAACCAGACCTGAAGCCCGACCCGTCAGACCGGCTGAGTCGAGTCGAGTACGTTCATCTGTACCGGGACAGGAAGGAGGTCCCCGACATGAAGCTGGCATCGTACTTCAGGAGGACGGAGCTGTTCATGGACGACCTGAAACACGGGAACATTTCACTGAAGATCCTGAACGTGTCGGAGGAAGACAGCGGCAGATACAGATGTTTCATCCCGAAGCTGCGGAGCAGAGTGAAGGCCGCCATCGTTCAGCTCGTAGTTG atcCAAACTTCACTAAAACCTCAACAACAGAGACACCGCTGCATCCCAGAAACCTCCAAACTCCAGATCCTCAGGATGAGATTGCAGGAAATG GTCGGTCCAGGGTCTCGGTGGTCGTTGTTGTCATCGTCTTCATATCAGTTGTAGCTTTCGCTGCTTTCGCTGCATATTTCTCTCAACGCTTCTGTCTGAAACAATCT CAGAAGCATCCAGATAATGAGACTCAAAAACAACCACTACCAGTCTAG
- the LOC115796695 gene encoding myelin-oligodendrocyte glycoprotein-like isoform X1, with protein MILHSSHFKESSYTFSLWTLMLCSAFALRTHVQGEVLVIGSGLPIIAAPGDDVILPCHLEPLFDVRGLTVEWSQPDLKPDPSDRLSRVEYVHLYRDRKEVPDMKLASYFRRTELFMDDLKHGNISLKILNVSEEDSGRYRCFIPKLRSRVKAAIVQLVVDPNFTKTSTTETPLHPRNLQTPDPQDEIAGNAGRSRVSVVVVVIVFISVVAFAAFAAYFSQRFCLKQSQKHPDNETQKQPLPV; from the exons ATgatcctgcacagctctcattTTAAGGAGTCTTCTTACACTTTTTCACTCTGGACTTTAATGCTGTGCTCAGCTTTCGCCTTAAGGACTCATGTTCAAG GTGAGGTTCTGGTGATTGGTTCAGGTCTTCCAATCATCGCTGCTCCGGGTGATGATGTGATCCTGCCGTGCCACCTGGAGCCCTTGTTTGATGTTCGGGGTCTGACGGTGGAGTGGTCCCAACCAGACCTGAAGCCCGACCCGTCAGACCGGCTGAGTCGAGTCGAGTACGTTCATCTGTACCGGGACAGGAAGGAGGTCCCCGACATGAAGCTGGCATCGTACTTCAGGAGGACGGAGCTGTTCATGGACGACCTGAAACACGGGAACATTTCACTGAAGATCCTGAACGTGTCGGAGGAAGACAGCGGCAGATACAGATGTTTCATCCCGAAGCTGCGGAGCAGAGTGAAGGCCGCCATCGTTCAGCTCGTAGTTG atcCAAACTTCACTAAAACCTCAACAACAGAGACACCGCTGCATCCCAGAAACCTCCAAACTCCAGATCCTCAGGATGAGATTGCAGGAAATG CAGGTCGGTCCAGGGTCTCGGTGGTCGTTGTTGTCATCGTCTTCATATCAGTTGTAGCTTTCGCTGCTTTCGCTGCATATTTCTCTCAACGCTTCTGTCTGAAACAATCT CAGAAGCATCCAGATAATGAGACTCAAAAACAACCACTACCAGTCTAG
- the LOC115796695 gene encoding myelin-oligodendrocyte glycoprotein-like isoform X4 yields MILHSSHFKESSYTFSLWTLMLCSAFALRTHVQGEVLVIGSGLPIIAAPGDDVILPCHLEPLFDVRGLTVEWSQPDLKPDPSDRLSRVEYVHLYRDRKEVPDMKLASYFRRTELFMDDLKHGNISLKILNVSEEDSGRYRCFIPKLRSRVKAAIVQLVVDPNFTKTSTTETPLHPRNLQTPDPQDEIAGNGRSRVSVVVVVIVFISVVAFAAFAAYFSQRFCLKQSKHPDNETQKQPLPV; encoded by the exons ATgatcctgcacagctctcattTTAAGGAGTCTTCTTACACTTTTTCACTCTGGACTTTAATGCTGTGCTCAGCTTTCGCCTTAAGGACTCATGTTCAAG GTGAGGTTCTGGTGATTGGTTCAGGTCTTCCAATCATCGCTGCTCCGGGTGATGATGTGATCCTGCCGTGCCACCTGGAGCCCTTGTTTGATGTTCGGGGTCTGACGGTGGAGTGGTCCCAACCAGACCTGAAGCCCGACCCGTCAGACCGGCTGAGTCGAGTCGAGTACGTTCATCTGTACCGGGACAGGAAGGAGGTCCCCGACATGAAGCTGGCATCGTACTTCAGGAGGACGGAGCTGTTCATGGACGACCTGAAACACGGGAACATTTCACTGAAGATCCTGAACGTGTCGGAGGAAGACAGCGGCAGATACAGATGTTTCATCCCGAAGCTGCGGAGCAGAGTGAAGGCCGCCATCGTTCAGCTCGTAGTTG atcCAAACTTCACTAAAACCTCAACAACAGAGACACCGCTGCATCCCAGAAACCTCCAAACTCCAGATCCTCAGGATGAGATTGCAGGAAATG GTCGGTCCAGGGTCTCGGTGGTCGTTGTTGTCATCGTCTTCATATCAGTTGTAGCTTTCGCTGCTTTCGCTGCATATTTCTCTCAACGCTTCTGTCTGAAACAATCT AAGCATCCAGATAATGAGACTCAAAAACAACCACTACCAGTCTAG
- the LOC115796697 gene encoding myelin-oligodendrocyte glycoprotein-like isoform X1, translating to MSVHSFYFKRSSSSSLWTLILCSALTVWTPVQGEVLVIGSNLPIIAAPGDDVILPCHLEPMFDVRGLTVEWSQPDLKPDPSDRLRRVEYVHLYRDMREVPDMKLASYFRRTELFMDDLKHGNISLKILNVSEEDSGRYRCFIPKLRSRVKAAIVQLVVDPNFTKTSTTETPLHHRNLQTPDPQDVTPGNAGLSTASVVVIVVAFISVAAFVAYFSHRLHLKQTKHPEDETQKQPLPV from the exons ATGTCTGTGCACAGCTTCTACTTTAAGcgctcttcctcttcctcactctGGACTTTAATCCTGTGCTCGGCTTTGACCGTCTGGACTCCCGTTCAAG GTGAGGTTCTGGTGATTGGTTCAAATCTTCCAATCATCGCTGCTCCTGGTGATGATGTGATCCTGCCGTGTCACCTGGAGCCCATGTTTGATGTTCGGGGTCTGACGGTGGAGTGGTCCCAACCCGACCTGAAGCCCGACCCGTCAGACCGGCTGAGACGAGTCGAGTACGTTCACCTGTACCGGGACATGAGGGAGGTCCCCGACATGAAGCTGGCATCGTACTTCAGGAGGACGGAGCTGTTCATGGACGACCTGAAACACGGGAACATTTCACTGAAGATCCTGAACGTGTCGGAGGAAGACAGCGGCAGATACAGATGTTTCATCCCGAAGCTGCGGAGCAGAGTGAAGGCCGCCATCGTTCAGCTCGTAGTTG atcCAAACTTCACTAAAACCTCAACAACAGAGACGCCGCTGCATCACAGAAACCTCCAAACTCCAGATCCTCAAGATGTGACTCCAGGAAATG CAGGTCTGTCCACAGCCTCTGTGGTCGTCATTGTCGTCGCCTTCATATCAGTCGCTGCTTTTGTTGCATATTTTTCTCACCGCCTTCATCTGAAACAAACT AAGCATCCAGAGGATGAAACACAAAAGCAACCACTACCAGTCTAG
- the LOC115796695 gene encoding myelin-oligodendrocyte glycoprotein-like isoform X3, with protein sequence MILHSSHFKESSYTFSLWTLMLCSAFALRTHVQGEVLVIGSGLPIIAAPGDDVILPCHLEPLFDVRGLTVEWSQPDLKPDPSDRLSRVEYVHLYRDRKEVPDMKLASYFRRTELFMDDLKHGNISLKILNVSEEDSGRYRCFIPKLRSRVKAAIVQLVVDPNFTKTSTTETPLHPRNLQTPDPQDEIAGNAGRSRVSVVVVVIVFISVVAFAAFAAYFSQRFCLKQSKHPDNETQKQPLPV encoded by the exons ATgatcctgcacagctctcattTTAAGGAGTCTTCTTACACTTTTTCACTCTGGACTTTAATGCTGTGCTCAGCTTTCGCCTTAAGGACTCATGTTCAAG GTGAGGTTCTGGTGATTGGTTCAGGTCTTCCAATCATCGCTGCTCCGGGTGATGATGTGATCCTGCCGTGCCACCTGGAGCCCTTGTTTGATGTTCGGGGTCTGACGGTGGAGTGGTCCCAACCAGACCTGAAGCCCGACCCGTCAGACCGGCTGAGTCGAGTCGAGTACGTTCATCTGTACCGGGACAGGAAGGAGGTCCCCGACATGAAGCTGGCATCGTACTTCAGGAGGACGGAGCTGTTCATGGACGACCTGAAACACGGGAACATTTCACTGAAGATCCTGAACGTGTCGGAGGAAGACAGCGGCAGATACAGATGTTTCATCCCGAAGCTGCGGAGCAGAGTGAAGGCCGCCATCGTTCAGCTCGTAGTTG atcCAAACTTCACTAAAACCTCAACAACAGAGACACCGCTGCATCCCAGAAACCTCCAAACTCCAGATCCTCAGGATGAGATTGCAGGAAATG CAGGTCGGTCCAGGGTCTCGGTGGTCGTTGTTGTCATCGTCTTCATATCAGTTGTAGCTTTCGCTGCTTTCGCTGCATATTTCTCTCAACGCTTCTGTCTGAAACAATCT AAGCATCCAGATAATGAGACTCAAAAACAACCACTACCAGTCTAG